In Bradysia coprophila strain Holo2 unplaced genomic scaffold, BU_Bcop_v1 contig_350, whole genome shotgun sequence, a genomic segment contains:
- the LOC119081119 gene encoding uncharacterized protein LOC119081119, whose translation MGSPASPVFADLVLEILEDEVIRKLKFKLPFYVRYVDDILTAVPADKVNEIKTTFNSYNQHIQFTVDVERDQNISFLELWCIRDGRSIKTDWYHKDTWSGRYLNFKSHLPTAYKRNTVTLLAEKILLLSEPEFHNKNFELLRETLAKNMYPNGLVECMIKKAHEKFTKNGDVKPIKEKLPIAAVPYVKGLFEKLKAICKDDVMLDGKGDNTLKKSIFSRLKDPTPKLHCSHLVYCIPCSCGYKYVGQTLQLLKDRIYQHKYNISIKNSNHSALCDHAITNNHTPLWDKVKIVVRESQQKKRDILEMIAVKKTPNCLNKHTDCIILSTAYNNVI comes from the coding sequence ATGGGCTCACCAGCAAGTCCGGTTTTTGCTGATTTGGTATTAGAAATTTTGGAAGACGAAGTCATACGAAAgctgaaattcaaattaccaTTCTACGTACGATATGTGGACGATATTTTAACAGCAGTTCCTGCTGACAaagttaatgaaattaaaacaacGTTCAACAGCTACAATCAACATATACAATTTACTGTAGATGTAGAACGAGatcaaaacatttcatttttggaaCTGTGGTGTATTAGAGATGGTCGTAGCATTAAGACTGATTGGTATCACAAAGACACTTGGTCCGGacgttatttgaattttaaatctcATTTGCCAACTGCCTACAAACGCAACACAGTCACACTGCTAGCAGAGAAGATTCTTCTATTGTCTGAACCCGAGTTCCacaacaaaaactttgaattgcTGAGAGAAACTTTAGCCAAGAATATGTACCCGAATGGTTTGGTTGAATGTATGATCAAAAAAGCACACGAAAAGTTTACAAAGAATGGAGATGTGAAACCGATCAAAGAGAAACTCCCGATAGCTGCCGTACCCTATGTTAAAGGCCTGTTTGAGAAACTGAAAGCCATATGCAAGGATGACGTCATGCTGGATGGAAAAGGCGACAACACGTTGAAGAAGTCTATTTTTAGTAGACTCAAAGATCCGACGCCAAAGTTACATTGTTCACATTTGGTGTACTGTATTCCCTGTTCGTGCGGGTACAAATACGTTGGCCAGACATTACAGCTTTTGAAGGACAGAATCTATCAACATAAGTACAACATAAGCATTAAGAACAGTAACCACAGTGCCTTATGTGATCACGCTATTACGAACAATCATACAccgttgtgggataaagttaaaattgttGTTCGTGAAAGTCAGCAGAAGAAAAGAGACATTTTAGAGATGATTGCGGTGAAGAAGACACCGAATTGTCTGAATAAACACACCGATTGTATAATATTATCTACTGCCTATAATAACGTGATTTGA